In Hymenobacter sublimis, a single genomic region encodes these proteins:
- the dnaK gene encoding molecular chaperone DnaK translates to MGKIIGIDLGTTNSCVAVMEGNEPVVIPNSEGRRTTPSIVAFLDNGKGERKVGDPAKRQAITNPKNTLQSIKRFMGRSFGEVTEEAKHVSYELVRGSNNTVAVQIGDRQYTPQEISAMVLQKMKQTAEDYLGTSVTEAVITVPAYFNDAQRQATKEAGAIAGLDVKRIINEPTAAALAYGLDKKHKDQKIAVYDLGGGTFDISILELGDGVFEVLSTNGDTHLGGDDFDQVIINFLAETFASENEGLDLRKDAMALQRLKEAAEKAKVELSSSTETEINLPYVTATASGPKHLVVKLSRAKFEQLADNLVRRSMEPCKKALQDAGLSTSDIDEVILVGGSTRIPRIQEEVEKFFGKKPSKGVNPDEVVAVGAAIQGGVLTGEVKDVLLLDVTPLSLGIETMGGVMTKLIESNTTIPTKKSETFSTASDNQPSVEIHVLQGERPLASQNRTIGRFHLDSIPPAPRGVPQIEVTFDIDANGILHVSAKDKGTGKEQKIRIEASSGLTDADIERMRNEAAANAEADKAETERIGKINAADSMIFQTEKQLKEYGDKLSAGNKTAVENALADLKKAHESKDLGAIDTSMEAINAAWQAASQEMYAATQGGADGQPGADGGNPFGGGGQPGGNGQQGQPHDNVTDVDYEEVGK, encoded by the coding sequence ATGGGCAAAATAATCGGTATTGACCTCGGCACCACCAACTCGTGCGTGGCCGTAATGGAAGGCAACGAGCCGGTAGTGATTCCGAATAGCGAAGGTCGCCGCACGACTCCCTCCATTGTGGCGTTCCTCGATAACGGTAAAGGCGAACGGAAAGTCGGTGACCCCGCCAAACGTCAGGCCATTACCAACCCTAAGAACACGCTCCAGTCAATTAAGCGCTTCATGGGTCGCAGCTTCGGCGAAGTGACTGAAGAAGCCAAGCACGTTTCTTACGAGCTGGTGCGCGGTTCTAATAACACGGTAGCCGTACAAATCGGCGACCGGCAGTACACGCCCCAGGAAATTTCGGCCATGGTGCTGCAGAAGATGAAGCAGACCGCTGAGGACTACCTCGGTACGTCGGTAACGGAAGCTGTAATTACGGTACCCGCCTACTTCAACGACGCCCAGCGCCAGGCTACCAAGGAAGCCGGTGCCATTGCCGGCCTCGACGTGAAGCGCATCATCAACGAGCCTACTGCTGCTGCCCTGGCCTACGGCCTCGACAAGAAGCACAAAGACCAGAAGATTGCCGTGTACGACCTCGGTGGTGGTACCTTCGACATCTCGATTCTGGAGCTGGGTGATGGCGTATTTGAAGTACTGAGCACCAACGGTGACACCCACCTCGGTGGCGACGACTTCGACCAAGTTATCATCAACTTCCTGGCTGAAACGTTCGCCAGCGAAAACGAAGGCCTCGACCTGCGCAAAGACGCTATGGCCCTGCAGCGCCTGAAAGAAGCCGCGGAGAAAGCCAAAGTAGAGCTGTCCAGCTCGACGGAAACGGAAATCAACCTGCCCTACGTAACGGCTACTGCTTCGGGCCCGAAGCACCTGGTAGTAAAGCTGAGCCGCGCAAAGTTCGAGCAGCTGGCCGACAACCTGGTGCGTCGCTCGATGGAGCCCTGCAAAAAGGCCCTGCAAGATGCTGGCCTGAGCACTTCTGACATCGACGAGGTAATCCTGGTAGGTGGCTCGACCCGCATTCCGCGCATTCAGGAAGAGGTAGAGAAGTTCTTCGGCAAGAAGCCTTCCAAGGGCGTGAACCCCGACGAAGTAGTAGCCGTGGGTGCTGCCATCCAGGGTGGCGTACTGACCGGTGAAGTGAAGGACGTACTCCTGCTCGACGTAACCCCGCTCTCGCTGGGTATCGAAACCATGGGCGGCGTGATGACCAAGCTCATCGAGTCGAACACAACCATTCCGACCAAGAAGTCCGAGACCTTCTCGACGGCTTCCGACAACCAGCCTTCGGTAGAGATTCACGTGTTGCAGGGCGAGCGTCCGTTGGCTTCGCAGAACCGTACCATCGGCCGCTTCCACCTCGACTCAATTCCGCCAGCACCCCGCGGTGTTCCGCAGATCGAAGTAACCTTCGACATCGACGCCAACGGCATTCTACACGTATCGGCCAAGGACAAAGGCACTGGCAAGGAGCAGAAGATCCGCATCGAAGCTTCTTCAGGCCTCACCGATGCTGACATTGAGCGCATGCGCAACGAGGCTGCCGCCAACGCCGAAGCCGATAAGGCGGAGACCGAGCGCATCGGCAAAATCAACGCCGCTGACTCGATGATTTTCCAGACTGAAAAGCAGCTGAAAGAGTACGGCGACAAGCTAAGCGCCGGCAACAAAACGGCCGTTGAGAATGCTCTGGCTGACCTGAAGAAGGCGCACGAGAGCAAAGACCTCGGTGCTATTGACACCTCCATGGAGGCCATCAATGCCGCTTGGCAGGCCGCTTCGCAGGAAATGTACGCCGCTACCCAGGGTGGTGCCGATGGCCAGCCCGGCGCTGACGGTGGCAACCCCTTCGGTGGTGGTGGTCAGCCCGGCGGCAACGGCCAGCAAGGCCAGCCCCACGACAACGTGACGGACGTAGACTACGAGGAAGTAGGCAAGTAA